One window of Sulfurospirillum sp. 1612 genomic DNA carries:
- the flgA gene encoding flagellar basal body P-ring formation chaperone FlgA: MTIRASFFLKNPHHDFTILKIPKNLSSFSVPSLQIVSKLKEHNMTYSDHSGGIITFRKCYEPVALQAIKTEIRKKFQRRYPSMNIQKIKLQAATLPNFDLSKFTLSTLNLKENNYRNATGTLSVTYTKKFQTKKIYLKYHIIANISVFKAKYNLRNGKILQNNDYQKTVIPFDVLPRYAITGKMHQEYIIRGYIKKGAILTRNDLKIKKLLLKNDLIQAVLQDENLRIATDAHVLSDANIGDVVKIRTAKGKVFRAKILSQKSAMILE, encoded by the coding sequence ATGACAATACGAGCCTCTTTTTTTCTCAAGAATCCCCATCATGATTTTACGATTCTCAAGATACCCAAAAACCTCTCCTCTTTTTCTGTTCCCTCATTGCAAATTGTTTCTAAGCTAAAAGAACACAATATGACTTATAGTGATCATTCTGGTGGTATCATCACCTTCCGAAAATGCTATGAACCCGTTGCTTTGCAAGCAATCAAAACAGAGATACGAAAAAAATTTCAAAGAAGATATCCGTCTATGAATATCCAAAAAATCAAGCTTCAAGCTGCTACTTTACCAAATTTTGACCTCTCCAAATTTACCCTAAGTACATTGAATTTAAAAGAAAATAATTATAGAAATGCAACCGGTACATTAAGCGTCACTTATACTAAAAAATTCCAAACAAAAAAAATCTATCTTAAATATCATATTATCGCCAATATTTCAGTTTTTAAAGCAAAATATAACTTGCGAAACGGTAAAATCCTCCAAAATAACGATTATCAAAAAACGGTTATTCCTTTTGATGTCTTGCCAAGATATGCTATTACCGGTAAGATGCACCAAGAGTATATTATCCGCGGTTATATTAAAAAAGGCGCAATCCTAACACGTAATGATTTGAAAATCAAAAAACTTTTGTTGAAAAATGATTTGATTCAAGCAGTGTTGCAAGATGAAAATTTACGAATAGCCACCGATGCACATGTTTTGAGTGATGCCAATATCGGAGATGTCGTCAAAATAAGAACGGCAAAAGGAAAAGTATTTAGGGCGAAGATTTTATCTCAAAAAAGTGCTATGATTTTAGAATAA
- the speA gene encoding biosynthetic arginine decarboxylase, with protein sequence MDYGIKLWGDNNFFIDNKKVKLNYKSSPSLVKIVQQIRENDIKGPILLRFPHLIEKQIDLVYRTFNKARAEFKYRGTFNAVYPLKVNQYPNFVKNLVQLGEKYDYGLEAGSKAELFLAMAYNNKKAPITVNGFKDEEMISIGFIACEMGHNITITIEGLSELENIIKISKKRFGSIPNIGLRIRLHSSGVGIWAKSGGINSKFGLTSTELLQAVNLLKKANLIEKFTMIHFHIGSQISEIGPLKKALREAGNLFVQLKKMGATGLNAINIGGGLAIEYSQHRQSMNRNYSLSEYANDITFLLKDISVRKNVPEPNIFIESGRYIAASHAVLVAPVLELFSQEYTEEKLQLKEKNPPLVQELYDIYKTIDSPRAQEYLHDSLDHMDSLLTLFDLGYIDLIDRSNTEILVNLIMKKAIMLLKDKKTRELLRIQDMVQERYLVNFSMFQSLPDLWGISQSFPVMPLDRLDEKPTRSASIWDITCDSDGEISYNRASPLILHDVDVTKEEYFIGFFLVGAYQEVLGMDHNLFTHPTEATIRIDDTGFSVENVIESQSILDIFEDLDYDIKEVQEILNEKIEKSSLIDDKTKKYILGEIYLFLNDNGYLKTINGKDDS encoded by the coding sequence TTGGACTATGGCATCAAATTATGGGGCGATAATAACTTTTTTATTGATAATAAAAAAGTAAAACTCAATTACAAAAGTAGTCCTTCTTTAGTAAAAATCGTACAACAAATTAGAGAAAATGATATCAAAGGGCCCATATTACTCAGATTTCCGCACTTGATTGAAAAACAAATCGATTTGGTTTATAGAACATTCAATAAAGCACGGGCAGAATTCAAGTATCGCGGTACGTTTAATGCCGTGTATCCTCTCAAGGTCAATCAATATCCAAATTTTGTCAAAAATTTGGTCCAATTGGGTGAAAAATATGATTATGGCCTCGAAGCGGGCAGTAAAGCAGAACTTTTTCTAGCGATGGCTTACAATAATAAAAAAGCACCCATCACCGTCAATGGATTCAAAGATGAGGAAATGATATCGATTGGTTTTATTGCTTGTGAAATGGGACATAATATCACCATTACCATAGAAGGACTCAGTGAATTGGAGAATATCATCAAAATCTCCAAGAAAAGATTTGGCTCTATTCCTAATATTGGATTACGTATCCGATTACACAGTTCTGGTGTCGGAATCTGGGCTAAAAGTGGTGGTATTAATTCAAAATTTGGTCTCACATCGACAGAATTATTACAAGCGGTTAATTTGCTCAAAAAAGCAAATCTCATTGAGAAATTTACGATGATTCACTTTCATATCGGATCACAAATCTCAGAGATTGGACCACTTAAAAAAGCTCTAAGAGAGGCAGGAAATCTCTTTGTACAGCTAAAAAAAATGGGGGCAACAGGACTCAATGCTATCAATATTGGCGGAGGATTGGCGATTGAGTACTCACAACACAGACAGAGTATGAATCGCAACTACTCTTTGAGTGAGTATGCGAATGATATTACCTTTTTGCTCAAAGACATTTCTGTGAGGAAAAACGTACCAGAACCGAATATTTTTATCGAATCAGGTCGCTATATCGCCGCGTCACATGCGGTTTTGGTGGCGCCTGTTTTAGAACTATTTTCTCAAGAATATACCGAAGAAAAACTACAATTAAAAGAGAAAAATCCTCCTTTGGTTCAAGAACTTTATGATATTTACAAGACCATAGATTCTCCACGAGCACAAGAATATCTTCATGATAGTCTCGATCACATGGATTCACTATTAACCCTGTTTGATTTGGGATATATTGATTTGATTGATCGTAGTAATACAGAAATTCTAGTGAATTTAATCATGAAAAAAGCTATTATGCTGCTCAAAGACAAAAAAACTCGAGAATTATTGCGCATTCAAGATATGGTACAGGAGCGTTATTTGGTAAACTTTTCGATGTTTCAAAGTTTGCCAGATTTATGGGGTATTAGTCAATCTTTTCCTGTCATGCCGCTTGATCGCTTAGATGAAAAACCAACACGATCGGCCTCAATTTGGGATATTACCTGTGATAGTGATGGTGAAATCAGCTATAATCGCGCCAGTCCGCTTATCTTACATGATGTGGATGTCACAAAAGAAGAATATTTTATTGGATTTTTCCTTGTGGGCGCGTATCAAGAGGTTTTGGGTATGGATCATAATCTTTTTACTCATCCGACAGAAGCAACAATACGAATCGATGATACGGGATTTAGCGTGGAAAATGTGATTGAATCACAAAGTATTTTGGATATTTTTGAAGATCTTGATTATGACATCAAAGAAGTGCAAGAAATCTTAAATGAAAAAATTGAAAAATCCTCTTTAATCGATGATAAGACTAAAAAGTATATATTGGGTGAAATTTATCTATTTCTCAACGACAATGGATATCTTAAAACAATCAATGGAAAGGATGACTCATGA
- a CDS encoding molybdopterin molybdotransferase MoeA, whose translation MQKLTSVSLKEAKQSSLALVKVKPTSLWLPVHKALGRVIAKNIICKKDLPAFNNSALDGYAFQSADSHKALIIKGTVFAGDTTHTKLQPGECYKIMTGAKIPDNADTIIGIEDTRVDENNLMSLTKTVKKGNAFRVKGEEVSRGNILLHEGTLLDSSCIALLVSQGISEVEVYRNPTIAIFSTGNELKEPWEEAGEDEIYNVNSSALIALFKEYGFDADYCGVIPDNLEQSKAYFKEMKRYDLLVTTGGISMGEADFVEEALLFNGLKALFHGVNIKPGRPTMIGNMGSTIVASMPGNPLAAFVNAFLFLVPVLKKMQGNKNPGHPTITAQMAEDLKIKPNRSNLILGTYHDGIFSVTMENRYGSGMVSPILQSNALLVTDEQTDKLSQGEYVKIILFKGFF comes from the coding sequence ATGCAAAAATTAACATCTGTATCATTAAAAGAAGCAAAACAATCATCATTGGCGCTTGTTAAAGTAAAACCAACAAGCCTTTGGCTCCCTGTACACAAAGCACTTGGTAGAGTCATTGCAAAAAATATTATATGTAAAAAAGATTTACCAGCTTTTAATAATTCTGCACTTGATGGCTATGCTTTTCAAAGTGCAGATAGTCACAAAGCACTCATTATAAAAGGGACAGTTTTTGCGGGTGATACCACTCACACCAAACTCCAACCAGGTGAATGTTACAAAATCATGACGGGCGCTAAAATACCAGATAATGCCGATACAATCATCGGGATAGAAGACACGCGCGTAGATGAAAATAATCTCATGAGTCTGACAAAAACGGTGAAAAAAGGCAATGCTTTTCGTGTCAAAGGGGAAGAAGTCTCACGCGGTAATATTCTCTTACATGAGGGAACTTTACTCGATTCTTCGTGCATCGCTCTGCTAGTTTCTCAGGGGATTTCAGAAGTTGAAGTTTACAGAAATCCAACCATTGCTATCTTCTCTACCGGTAATGAACTCAAAGAACCATGGGAAGAAGCAGGAGAAGATGAGATTTACAATGTCAATTCTTCTGCTTTGATTGCTCTTTTTAAAGAGTATGGTTTTGATGCAGATTATTGTGGTGTGATTCCAGATAATTTAGAGCAAAGTAAAGCATACTTTAAAGAGATGAAACGTTATGATTTGCTAGTCACCACAGGGGGCATTAGTATGGGTGAGGCTGATTTTGTAGAAGAAGCGTTGCTCTTTAATGGACTCAAAGCCCTTTTTCATGGGGTCAATATCAAACCAGGACGTCCTACCATGATAGGCAATATGGGTTCTACGATTGTAGCCTCTATGCCAGGAAATCCTCTTGCCGCATTTGTCAATGCCTTTTTGTTTTTAGTCCCAGTACTCAAAAAAATGCAAGGCAATAAAAATCCGGGGCATCCTACTATCACGGCACAAATGGCAGAGGATCTCAAAATCAAGCCCAACCGATCCAATTTGATATTGGGAACGTATCATGATGGAATATTTTCAGTAACTATGGAAAACCGTTATGGTTCCGGGATGGTGTCACCCATATTACAAAGTAATGCATTATTAGTGACAGATGAACAAACTGATAAACTTTCTCAAGGTGAGTATGTTAAAATAATTCTTTTTAAAGGATTCTTTTGA
- the hisS gene encoding histidine--tRNA ligase, whose protein sequence is MIQALRGMKDLLDPANERYLYFTKHCSRIAENYGFTYIETPLLEETALFKRSVGESSDIVGKEMYQFTDKGGNDVCLRPEGTAGVVRAFIQQKYDKAGGGKKFYYYGPMFRYERPQKGRLREFHQFGVESFGESNVKEDASIILMLKEMLDFFGIGYVLELNSLGCHKCMPPYREKLVQFLEGEEDICDDCKRRKDTNPIRVLDCKNEHCKEIYRHAPLITDNLCEDCQEDFSKLTSILDSFGVKYVVNSKLVRGLDYYNKTAFEFVSDEIGAQSAIAGGGRYDRLVEFLDGKPTYGIGFAMGIERLMELIKMPEKKREGYYVGALCEEALDSCFELSIALRREEKVVLHYEKKSLKAHLKNADKQNARFCICIGEDELVEHGLWMKDLENKEEHKISISDFLGD, encoded by the coding sequence ATGATACAAGCGCTTAGAGGCATGAAAGATTTGCTAGACCCAGCCAACGAGAGATATCTTTATTTTACAAAACACTGCAGTAGAATTGCAGAAAATTATGGTTTTACCTATATTGAAACGCCCCTTTTAGAAGAGACCGCTTTATTTAAAAGAAGTGTCGGCGAGAGCAGTGATATTGTAGGTAAGGAAATGTATCAATTTACTGACAAAGGGGGCAATGACGTCTGTTTGAGACCTGAGGGTACCGCTGGCGTTGTTCGCGCCTTTATACAACAAAAATATGATAAAGCCGGCGGTGGGAAAAAATTCTACTATTACGGACCGATGTTTCGATATGAACGTCCACAAAAAGGAAGACTTCGAGAGTTTCATCAATTTGGAGTTGAATCTTTTGGTGAAAGTAATGTCAAAGAAGATGCGAGTATTATTTTGATGTTAAAAGAGATGCTTGATTTCTTTGGTATCGGTTATGTGTTAGAACTCAACTCATTAGGATGTCACAAATGCATGCCGCCTTATCGTGAAAAATTGGTTCAATTTTTAGAAGGCGAAGAGGATATTTGTGATGATTGTAAAAGACGCAAAGATACCAATCCCATAAGAGTTTTGGATTGCAAGAATGAACATTGCAAAGAGATTTATCGTCACGCTCCGTTGATTACGGATAATCTTTGTGAAGATTGCCAAGAAGACTTTTCAAAACTCACTTCGATTTTAGATTCCTTTGGTGTGAAATATGTGGTAAATTCAAAATTAGTACGTGGACTTGATTATTATAATAAGACAGCTTTTGAATTTGTCAGTGATGAGATAGGAGCACAAAGTGCCATAGCAGGAGGCGGTAGATACGATAGATTGGTCGAATTTTTAGATGGCAAACCAACATATGGAATCGGTTTTGCTATGGGAATTGAACGATTGATGGAATTGATTAAAATGCCAGAAAAGAAAAGAGAAGGCTATTATGTCGGCGCATTATGCGAGGAGGCATTGGATTCTTGTTTTGAACTCTCAATAGCACTCAGACGCGAAGAAAAAGTAGTGCTACATTATGAAAAAAAGAGCTTGAAGGCACATTTGAAAAATGCAGACAAACAAAATGCTCGTTTTTGTATATGCATCGGAGAAGATGAGCTAGTAGAACACGGACTCTGGATGAAAGATTTAGAAAACAAAGAAGAACATAAAATATCTATTTCAGATTTTTTGGGAGATTAA
- a CDS encoding UbiX family flavin prenyltransferase, with product MKLIIGISGASGVKLGEKFIKKLPKEIEKYIIFSENATTVLEKEENRNFFDNHNIAAPIASGSFGADAMIVVPCSMNTVAKIACGISDNLITRSAAVMIKEKKHLVLAPREMPFSSIALENMLKLSNLGVLISPPILGYYAAIRSLEDMENFLIGKWFDALNINHNLFQRWEG from the coding sequence ATGAAATTAATAATCGGCATCAGTGGTGCAAGTGGTGTAAAACTGGGTGAAAAGTTTATAAAAAAACTACCAAAAGAGATTGAAAAATATATTATATTTTCTGAAAATGCCACGACGGTATTAGAAAAAGAGGAGAATAGAAATTTTTTTGATAATCACAATATCGCAGCGCCCATTGCCTCCGGTTCATTTGGTGCCGATGCGATGATTGTTGTCCCTTGTAGTATGAATACTGTAGCCAAAATAGCATGTGGTATTAGCGATAATTTGATCACAAGAAGTGCGGCTGTCATGATTAAAGAGAAAAAGCATTTGGTATTAGCGCCAAGAGAGATGCCCTTCTCTTCTATTGCCTTAGAAAATATGCTCAAACTCTCTAATCTCGGAGTGCTAATTTCACCTCCTATTTTAGGATATTATGCTGCAATTCGCTCCTTGGAAGATATGGAGAATTTTTTGATTGGTAAATGGTTTGATGCTCTTAATATCAACCATAATTTATTTCAAAGATGGGAGGGCTGA
- a CDS encoding SixA phosphatase family protein produces MKKIYLIRHAKSNDKNNIENDFERGLSKRGKEDIKFMAKRLKFFEIMPDIIISSPAKRARKTAEGIASIVEYKNEIVYEPSLYESTPKHYMDLITNLDDSIHSVFMIAHNPTITEIGEYLSGAILTNIPTCSIVCIAFDVNTFKKIQESSGSVLFFDYPKKHRK; encoded by the coding sequence ATGAAAAAAATATACCTTATCAGACATGCAAAGTCAAATGACAAAAACAATATTGAGAATGACTTCGAAAGAGGCTTGAGTAAAAGAGGAAAAGAAGATATAAAATTTATGGCAAAAAGATTAAAATTTTTTGAAATCATGCCAGATATAATTATCAGTAGTCCTGCTAAAAGAGCCAGAAAAACAGCAGAAGGCATCGCCTCAATTGTTGAATACAAAAATGAGATTGTCTATGAGCCATCTTTGTATGAATCAACACCCAAGCATTATATGGATCTCATCACCAATTTAGATGATAGTATCCATTCGGTTTTTATGATTGCGCACAATCCAACCATTACGGAAATAGGGGAGTATTTAAGTGGCGCTATTTTGACCAATATCCCGACGTGTTCTATTGTTTGTATCGCTTTTGATGTGAACACTTTCAAAAAAATACAAGAGAGCAGTGGTTCTGTTCTATTTTTCGATTATCCTAAAAAACATAGAAAATAA
- a CDS encoding polyprenyl synthetase family protein, with product MEEFIASLEDQHSLDLFKKLPKGKRLRAKLILKIAGESRESYKLAAIVELVHAASLLHDDVIDDALTRRGKDSINAIYGNKTSIMLGDILYSKAFAELSNFSSEIAYRISSAVSLLSVGELLDMALSEQFNDNKTAYFDMIYKKTAILIEAAAASAAMLCGKDASLYETYGRNLGLAFQVIDDVLDITQSSEVLGKPSLSDFKEGKTTLPYLYLYERINTEEQHKLISLFKKDLDKDDKMWIKNRMKETSSLNDSIQYAKELGLEALSAIKDENNDGLTKIIKEMIEREF from the coding sequence ATGGAAGAGTTTATCGCCTCACTTGAAGACCAGCATAGTCTGGATTTATTTAAAAAACTTCCAAAAGGCAAAAGATTACGAGCAAAACTGATACTGAAAATAGCCGGAGAATCAAGAGAATCTTATAAATTAGCAGCCATTGTGGAGCTTGTACATGCGGCAAGTTTATTACATGATGATGTCATTGATGATGCATTGACGCGTCGCGGTAAGGACTCAATCAATGCCATATATGGCAATAAAACCTCCATCATGTTAGGAGATATATTATATTCGAAAGCATTTGCAGAATTATCAAACTTTTCAAGTGAGATTGCTTATAGAATCTCCAGTGCCGTCTCTTTACTTTCTGTTGGAGAATTACTTGATATGGCTTTATCAGAGCAGTTTAACGACAACAAAACTGCCTATTTTGATATGATTTACAAAAAGACAGCAATTCTCATCGAAGCCGCAGCGGCCAGTGCTGCCATGCTGTGTGGAAAAGATGCTAGCCTTTATGAAACCTACGGTCGTAATCTGGGCTTGGCATTTCAAGTCATCGATGATGTACTTGATATTACTCAAAGTAGCGAAGTCCTCGGTAAACCCTCTTTGAGTGATTTTAAAGAAGGCAAAACGACCTTACCGTATCTTTATCTCTATGAGCGTATCAATACAGAAGAACAACACAAGCTCATCTCTTTGTTTAAAAAAGATTTAGACAAAGATGATAAAATGTGGATTAAAAACAGAATGAAGGAGACTTCAAGTTTGAATGACTCGATTCAATATGCTAAAGAGCTGGGGCTAGAGGCATTAAGTGCCATCAAAGATGAAAACAACGATGGCCTCACTAAGATCATCAAAGAGATGATTGAGAGAGAATTCTGA
- the murA gene encoding UDP-N-acetylglucosamine 1-carboxyvinyltransferase, which translates to MHYLSVEGNQKLKGTIAISGAKNSALPLLASTLLSKNNIMLSNVPDVADVKTLLKLLENLGSTTVQKDNIVSIDTTQVKSAFANYDIVRKMRASILTLGPLLSRFGHCEVSLPGGCAIGQRPIDLHLKALEQMGAEIEIKQGYVIAKAPNGLKGANIIFDKVTVTGSENIIMAASLAHGTTTLVNVAKEPEVVQLCEVLRDAGLQIEGIGTSTINIIGTDGALLDMQDITVIPDRIEAGTYLCAGAITNSGITITNIIPKHLESMTLKLKQMGFGIEKDADSITLLPAETIKACDLETSEYPGFPTDMQAQFMALCTQANGTSIIDERLFENRFMHVSELGRMGAIIKLKGHSAAVEGNTQLNAADVMATDLRASSALILAALVAKGTTRIHRIYHLDRGYENLEGKFSALGAKIERLEE; encoded by the coding sequence ATGCATTATTTATCAGTAGAAGGAAACCAAAAATTAAAAGGCACGATTGCAATCTCCGGAGCAAAAAACTCCGCGTTGCCACTTCTTGCCTCAACATTACTTTCCAAAAACAACATCATGCTTTCCAATGTTCCCGACGTGGCTGATGTCAAAACGCTTTTAAAACTCTTGGAAAATTTAGGCTCTACAACCGTACAAAAGGATAATATAGTATCCATAGATACAACACAAGTCAAATCAGCATTTGCAAATTATGATATTGTCAGAAAAATGCGCGCTTCTATCTTGACGCTTGGACCGCTTCTCTCTCGCTTTGGACATTGTGAAGTCTCTTTGCCTGGAGGGTGTGCGATTGGGCAACGACCGATTGATTTGCACCTTAAAGCACTCGAGCAAATGGGAGCAGAAATTGAAATCAAACAAGGTTATGTCATAGCAAAAGCACCCAATGGGTTGAAAGGCGCCAACATTATCTTTGATAAAGTAACAGTCACCGGTAGTGAGAATATTATCATGGCCGCAAGTTTGGCTCATGGCACTACCACTCTTGTGAATGTAGCTAAAGAGCCTGAAGTCGTGCAATTGTGTGAGGTATTGCGAGACGCGGGATTACAGATTGAGGGTATTGGTACTTCTACTATCAATATAATAGGTACAGATGGTGCTCTTTTAGATATGCAAGATATCACAGTGATTCCCGATCGCATAGAAGCAGGGACGTATCTGTGTGCCGGTGCGATTACAAATTCGGGTATTACTATTACTAATATCATCCCCAAACATCTTGAATCCATGACTTTGAAGCTGAAGCAGATGGGATTTGGTATCGAAAAAGATGCCGATTCTATCACATTATTGCCAGCTGAAACCATCAAAGCCTGTGATCTTGAAACGAGCGAATATCCGGGATTTCCAACCGATATGCAAGCACAGTTTATGGCGCTTTGTACCCAAGCAAATGGCACGAGTATTATCGATGAACGACTTTTTGAAAATCGTTTTATGCATGTCAGCGAACTCGGTCGTATGGGTGCCATCATCAAATTAAAAGGACATAGTGCCGCAGTTGAGGGCAATACACAACTCAATGCCGCGGATGTGATGGCAACAGACCTTAGAGCCAGTTCCGCACTTATTTTAGCAGCATTAGTGGCTAAAGGAACCACGAGAATCCATAGAATTTATCATCTAGATCGCGGATATGAAAATCTAGAAGGTAAATTTTCCGCATTAGGTGCAAAAATAGAAAGATTAGAGGAATAA
- the tmk gene encoding dTMP kinase yields the protein MYVIFEGIDTTGKSTQIELFKQHHDSIITLKEPGNTKLGETLRDLILNSEHSLAFNTELFLFLADRAQNFAENIAGKDHDIILSDRGMISGIAYALANNQDLKMDFLIALNQFALGGNLPDAVVFFHTNRDLIVARLEEKEHDNIEQRGIDYLLKVQDLMEAVLSKLPVRVLKVDAQQTREKIYQEIEEFIYDTSA from the coding sequence ATGTATGTGATATTTGAAGGGATTGATACGACGGGGAAAAGTACTCAAATTGAGCTTTTCAAACAACATCATGATAGCATCATCACACTAAAAGAACCGGGCAATACTAAGTTGGGGGAGACACTGCGAGACCTTATATTAAACAGTGAGCATTCACTCGCTTTTAATACGGAATTGTTTTTGTTTTTGGCCGATCGTGCTCAAAATTTTGCAGAAAATATCGCCGGAAAAGATCATGATATCATTCTCTCAGACCGTGGAATGATTTCAGGGATTGCTTATGCCTTGGCTAATAATCAAGACTTGAAGATGGATTTTTTGATTGCATTAAATCAATTTGCACTAGGTGGCAATCTACCCGATGCTGTTGTCTTTTTTCACACCAATAGGGATTTGATTGTAGCGCGATTAGAGGAAAAAGAGCATGATAATATTGAACAACGCGGCATTGACTATCTTTTGAAAGTCCAAGATTTGATGGAGGCCGTATTGAGTAAACTTCCCGTACGTGTTTTAAAAGTTGATGCACAACAAACAAGAGAAAAAATTTATCAAGAAATAGAGGAATTTATATATGATACAAGCGCTTAG
- a CDS encoding DUF2018 family protein, whose product MLYEDEDDYFMGSPKSKFFDIVFNANRSLVENSLSNIAERYSAMEILLEEFIPDEMELEYRINEIRTNQADEIIKKSNSLYIVTTGEVLTQHE is encoded by the coding sequence ATGTTATACGAAGATGAAGATGATTATTTTATGGGAAGTCCAAAAAGTAAATTTTTTGATATAGTATTTAATGCCAATCGATCATTGGTTGAAAATTCACTCTCCAATATCGCCGAACGATACAGTGCTATGGAGATACTTTTAGAAGAGTTTATCCCTGATGAAATGGAATTAGAATACCGTATTAATGAAATACGAACAAATCAAGCAGATGAAATCATTAAAAAAAGCAACAGCTTATATATTGTCACAACGGGTGAAGTTTTAACGCAACATGAATAA
- the coaD gene encoding pantetheine-phosphate adenylyltransferase, protein MSGLVAIYPGTFDPITNGHISVIKRARKIFDRVIVGIAASGNKNPMFDLVTRVEMAQDSVKDIPHVDVMPFHSLLVSFCQEQNVNTILRGLRAVSDFEYELQIGYANASMDKNIDTVYLMPNLEHAFISSTVVRDIIRHQGDASHLVPKEVLKYIKIKQCM, encoded by the coding sequence ATGTCAGGTTTAGTTGCAATTTACCCCGGGACATTTGATCCTATTACAAATGGACATATTTCTGTCATTAAAAGAGCCAGAAAGATTTTCGATAGAGTGATTGTTGGCATCGCAGCCTCAGGCAATAAAAATCCGATGTTTGATCTCGTCACACGAGTCGAGATGGCACAAGATAGTGTCAAAGATATCCCTCATGTCGATGTGATGCCGTTTCACAGCTTGCTTGTAAGTTTTTGTCAAGAGCAAAACGTCAATACCATCCTTAGAGGACTGCGTGCGGTGAGCGATTTTGAGTATGAATTACAGATTGGCTATGCCAATGCGTCGATGGACAAAAATATTGATACTGTCTATTTGATGCCAAATTTGGAACATGCTTTTATCAGCTCGACTGTGGTACGTGATATCATTAGACACCAAGGAGATGCGAGCCATCTTGTCCCTAAAGAAGTTTTAAAATACATAAAGATCAAACAATGTATGTGA